The genomic stretch ACACTTTGTggatttgctttttcctttttgcctccCCCCCCCCATTGTAAAATGTACAGGTTTTAGTGGTACTATGTGAATATGAGGTTTCTTTCGCTTACATTCATTGCCCCTTCAgcgcccccccccctttttttttggagggggaagATCCTTTCTCCTagctttttttcttaatctctccACTTCTCCATGGTCTCTTTCCCTTTCggtccctcttcccttctctccttggCTGCTCTACTCCCCTTCTCCCTTGCTTGATCCTCCAGCCGCCTGCAGCTACTGTTTCACTGGAGCTGCGTTTGGGAACTTCTAGCTTGTCCTTGCGCTCCTCCCCGCCCCGCACTCCCCATTGCTACTTAAAGTAGAAATTGCAAGGGGGACAGCTCCTTATGCAATTTCAGGTCTGTTCATGCtccttgttcttttgttttgtaCTGAATTCAGGTGTTCaggtttttggtttggtttggttgcTTTATATTTCTTTGGGGTTGGGGGCAGTGCTGGGTGGGGGGTAGTAACAAGAAATGACTCTAGGGAAACAGAGTAGCTGTTGAAAACCAGATCTGTAGGAAGGCCAAGAAAGCATGTGAGATTTTGATTTTACAATGAAAGTTAGTTTGAATGATGTCATACTTTGAAATTATGACTTCTTTTTGCACTGCCAATTAAGCTATCGCAGTGAACTGAGGAAATGCTCATCTATATGGCAGCCAAGGAGCATCTGGGCAGTGCTGGCTGTATTCTGAACCAAACTACTCAAAATGCAAATCTTCGTGGGTCACTGGCTAAGGAATTGTCTACCTTGAGGCACGTTCGGTTTTGCCACTAGCTGATTCCTCGCGggcaaaataaacaaaggagTTTTTGTGTGTCACTTCTCTCTTTGTATCATTCTTCTCCTTGTGTATTCCTGAgtaattgatttatttaattaatatttgatgGTAACCATATTGAAATTCCGGACAGCTTCCCATTTGAGATGGAGGAGGCTCACATGAGTAAAACTGCATTGGTAAAATGCACAGTGCTTGCTGTTCCTTTTAATCTTTTCCATGAAGCATCACATATATTTGTACATGCATACAGTGTGGACGGAATTGGTAGCCACGGGTTAATTTGCCAAGCTTGAAACTCGACTAAGTGATTCTTGGTTTGTTTGTAGACAGGGACAGGGGGTGGTAATATTTGGAGTGAGGTATTTGGGGACTGATGACTTTGAGGGCAGACATTGGCTGTGCTAAATGTATCTGGCGCTGCAGATAAAGCCTTCCAGGGACTGTAGTGTGTGAACCCCTCTTCCTCAGCAGTGGCAGTCTGTGGTCCAAGTGAAGGAGATCGGTATCTGAGCCAAGTGTCAGTCGGCCCTGGGTTCAGATGGCACACAGAAGAATGGGAGAGTGTCAGGGAGGCAGGAAAGCCAGttctgggggagtggggaggctgTCTGGACATCAGGTAATCAGTACAGGGCAAGCAGGtttctttcctgctttctggGACCCAAAGACAAAAAAGTCTTTTTTCCTCCCCTGTTTGGGAGATGACTGACAGGAAACTGGATACTGTTTATTTACCTGATACTCAAATTAGGCCATTTCCTACTTGGTTATTTTGCTAAACCCTCTCagggtcatgtgtgtgtgtgtgtgttaaacacAGTGTAGAGCAGTGTACAGGAGTGAACTGATTCATGGCAATGTGCTTACCTCTGGGCTGAAGCTCAGGCACGTATCTTTCCAGGGTTTCTTCCACCTTGATCTTTTGACCATTCCCTCTGCAGCCACTCAGTACTCCCATCGCCATCCTTCATGGAACCCAAGGCCCTAATATCTCCTCTGCCTGGCTTCTTACCAAGCTGAAGCGTTGAGAGTAGACATTTACAGATAGAAATTCCTTCCTGGTGCTAACACTATGTGGTATAGTTGATGTTCTGGAGTCAGTCATTAGAGTTACCAATAAAAGCTTGAGGTCTGAGTTCAAGGGTAGAATTTGGTggtccaagttttttttttttaaaaatgctattttcaAATTGTTCAGGTTAAACCATGatgagcaatctttttttttttttttctgttgtttgttgtGTGTTCTGCACATGTAAACTTTGTATCAACTACCGgcacagaaataaaatgtatggtATTTTTGGTGGTTCTTGTTGGACTGAGTGAGAATACCTGAAGTTTTGGGTGTCTTAAAAATACAAAGCTAATGATTACAGCCATGTGTTCACTGTGGTAGGATTTAAGCacaaattctttttcaagtaacaatcattgaaaaaaatgttttctttttattttttagattatttctctttattcAGAAGCATAAAGTTGTTTGCTGATTGCAAGAAGATGTTTCTTTGGCTCTTTCTGATTTTGTCAGCCCTGATTTCTTCGACAAATGCAGATTCTGACATATCGGTGGAAATTTGCAATGTGTGTTCCTGCGTGTCAGTTGAGAATGTGCTGTATGTCAACTGTGAGAAGGTTTCAGTCTACAGGCCAAATCAGCTGAAACCCCCTTGGTCCAATTTTTATCACCTCAAtttccaaaacaattttttaaatatcctcTACCCAAACACATTCTTGAATTTTTCACACGCAGTGTCCCTGCAGCTGGGAAATAATAAACTGCAGAACATTGAGGGAGGAGCCTTCCTTGGGCTCAGTGCATTAAAGCAGTTGCACTTGAACAACAATGAATTAAAGATTCTCCGGGCTGACACTTTCCTTGGCATTGAGAACTTGGAGTATCTCCAGGCTGACTACAATTTAATCAAGTATATTGAACGGGGAGCCTTCAATAAGCTCCACAAACTGAAAGTTCTCATTCTTAATGACAAtctgatttcctttcttcctgataATATTTTCCGATTTGCATCTTTGACTCATCTGGATATCCGAGGGAACAGAATCCAGAAGCTCCCCTATATCGGAGTTCTGGAACACATAGGCCGTGTGGTCGAATTGCAACTGGAAGATAACCCTTGGAACTGTAGCTGTGATCTATTGCCTTTAAAAGCTTGGCTGGAGAATATGCCATATAACATTTACATAGGTGAAGCTATCTGTGAAACGCCCAGTGACTTATACGGAagacttttaaaagaaaccaaCAAGCAGGAATTATGCCCCATGGGCACAGGCAGTGATTTTGACGTGCGAATCCTGCCTCCGTCTCAGCTGGAAAATGGCTACACCACCCCGAACGGTCACACCACCCAAACATCTTTACACAGGTTAGTGACCAAAGCACCGAAAACAACAAATCCGTCCAAGATCTCTGGAATCGTGGCCGGCAAAGCCCTCTCGAACCGCAATCTCAGCCAGATAGTGTCTTACCAAACCAGGGTGCCTCCTCTTACACCTTGTCCGGCACCTTGCTTCTGCAAAACCCACCCTTCTGATCTGGGACTGAGTGTCAACTGCCAAGAGAAAAACATCCAGTCCATGTCAGAGCTGATACCAAAACCGTTAAATGCCAAGAAGTTGCACGTCAATGGCAACAGCATCAAAGACGTGGACATCTCCGATTTCACCGAGTTCGAGGGACTGGATCTACTCCATTTAGGCAGCAATCAGATTACCGCAATCAAGGGGGACGTATTCCGAAACCTCACGAATCTACGCCGGCTTTATCTCAACGGCAATCAGATCGAGAGACTCTATCCCGAGATCTTTTCAGGCCTTCATAACTTGCAGTATTTATATTTGGAATACAACTTAATTAAGGAAATCTTAGCGGGCACCTTTGACTCAATGCCAAACTTGCAGCTGCTGTACTTAAACAATAATCTCTTAAAGAGCCTGCCCGTGTACATTTTCTCGGGAGCACCCCTCGCTAGACTGAACCTGAGGAACAACAAGTTTATGTATCTGCCTGTCAGTGGTGTCCTGGATCAGCTGCAGGCTCTTACTCAGATCGACCTGGAGGGCAACCCATGGGACTGCACTTGTGACTTGGTGGCATTAAAGCTGTGGCTGGAGAAGCTGAACGATGGGATTGTCATGAAAGAACTGAAGTGCGAGACACCTGTGCAGTTTGCCAACATCGAACTGAAGTCCCTCAAAAACGAAATCTTGTGTCCCAAGCTCTTAAACAAGCCATCGGCGCCATTCACGAGCCCTGCACCTGCCATTACTTTCACTACCCCCCTGGGGCCCATTCGAAGtcctcctggtggtccagtgcctctGTCCATTTTGATCCTAAGTATCTTAGTGGTCCTTATCTTAACTGTGTTTGTAGCTTTTTGCCTTCTTGTTTTTGTGCTGAGACGAAACAAGAAACCCACAGTGAAGCACGAAGGCCTGGGGAACCCCGAGTGCGGTTCCATGCAGTTGCAGCTGAGAAAACATGAccacaaaaccaacaaaaaagaCGGCCTGGGCACGGAAGCATTCATTCCACAAACCATAGAACAGATGAGCAAGAGCCACACCTGCAGCCTGAAAGAATCTGAAACCGGGTTCATGTTTTCtgatcctccaggccagaaagTCATGATGAGAAATGTCACTGACAAGGAAAAAGATGTATTGCACGTGGATACCAGGAAGAGACTAAGCACCATCGATGAGCTGGATGAATTATTCCCGAGCAGGGATTCCAATGTGTTTATTCAGAATTTTCTCGAAAGCAAAAAGGAGTACAATAGCATAGGCGTCAGTGGCTTCGAGATCCGCTATCCagagaaacaagacaaaaaaaacaaGAAGTCACTGATAGGCGGCAACCACAGCAAAATTGTTGTGGAGCAAAGGAAGAGCAGCGAGTACTTTGAACTGAAGGCAAAACTCCAGAGTTCCCCCGACTACCTACAGGTCCTTGAAGAGCAGACAGCTTTGAACAAGATCTAGGTCATGCAATCTTACTTCCCACAGAGGACATTTATTTAATGATGAAAGTGCCTTTTGTTGACTTCTCACTTCCAAATACTATATTATCAATAGGCATAGAGACAGGTGTTTCCAAGGGTGTCTCATTAACTGTAGCTGCAAAGATGTGTCCCGTAGAAGAGAATTTCCTTAATAGATTTTACTACATAAAACCTATACTGTGGAGTCCTGTGGGGATACTGCAAACTCTATTGCCAAAGGGATGCTTTATATACATAATTCACTGAATTTAACCTCAAGAGGCAAATCTGTTTTGTACCCCAATGCAAAACCTTCGTCTCTTTGTGCTCTGTAAAACAAACTCAAGAAAACTGGTACCAGTGTTTGTACCTCAGCTGGGTCCTTCATCTTGCACGTAGATTCAGTTGGTGGAACTGGAATACTCCTTTTGATTTGTGGCATTGTAACAACTTTGTGTAAAGATtctctgaaaagtaaaaaaaaaaaaaaaaaaaaagcatgccaaGAAAGAACATTCGACAGTATTTGTAAATCGGTAAACTTTATGGCCTGCATCTTGAAACCGCTGGATTTATAATGTTAAATTgtgcaaatatttgtttaaaatataccATGCATTAcataactataaaataaatttgaacacTTTAAGCATTACCTGTCTAGACATAaaacctaaaagagaaaaaaaaataaacgtgAGTTACCTAGCGTTTGTGGTGATCTGAAGAAATACGTGATGTTTATCAGAATTAAACATGGCTCAAATTCAACTAATATTAGAGTTTGTTCTCAGTTATGTGAAATACCCACAATCCTTAAAGGTTGTCCAAAATTAGCAAAGTGCTTACCGTGTGAGCGCACCCAAAGCTATTTTTGTAACATAATTCATATTTATGAAGTACTTTGTATACTAAATAGGAAAATATGTACTCCTTAATCTGTATTTAATATGCCTGACTTGTTTTCCTGATCACAGGGAATTTATCAATAGTATACATTTAGACAGCAAAAATATACcaaactgaaactgaagcttatgTGTACAGAAATATTTTGGACATTGTGATCAGgtatcatttaaaaacaaaaacaaaaaaaacacaaaaaaacaaaaataaaaaaatagttctGTGCTATCATTGAGAATTTAGCATATTATCTTCAGATTTGTTACCAACCGTGCATTTTAAAATAGGTTCCTTAGTTTTATAGACTGTGTCTGAGGCAATTATTTGCCATCACTTGTCTTGCTTTTCAGGATTCTATGAGCTGAATTCAAATAGTTTTCACTacgaatatttaaaaaataatgaataaggtTAATAGTTATATCTTGTATGCATCATATCCTGTTCTTTCATCATTCTGACTACTATCAGATAATCAAGTAGAACAGTAAACATCATGGTAATCCGCGGCTATGAAAGCCACACTGTAAAATGCTTTCATTGGTCTCAGATGAGTTCACAGTCTGCAAGTACAAATGATATGCCACTGTGTTTGCTTGTGCTGTTAACTTCTAAGTCAAAATTGGTCAAAGGAAGGGAGCACTTGACCATGggagatattttaatatttttaggttCTCCCAATTAGCAAAGGGACATCCTGAAACATTGCCTTCTTGGCCTACCTGCATATGTATATTATTCGTGCTCCATCTCTTATAATTACTGTATTGATCAGTAAGATGACCAAGAAGGTAAAATATAGGCATTCTTCATGAATTTCAAGTGGCAGGTATTTTGGTGCAGCTTCTAAAATGATATTATGATTAAAGTTGTAACAGCAGTCTCTTTATTAATGACTAATTCCAGGGCTTTATGTGTTTgttgcaagattaaaaaaaagcaaacaaacaacttGGCATTCTTGGaggtgtttgtgtgtatgtgtgtgtttgggtgtacatgcatacatatagagtatttggagatttttttttaaatagcaaaaaaaattgtCTCCATATGTATGTGCTGGTGCTCTTAAAACTTTaatgtgtaattttaattttcatgacaaTGTCTGTGAATACtttatatgaatattaaaaatatataaacaaatacttGCTTTCTGATCTTGAAAGAAAAGACATGAAGATGTGTGCCCAACAGCCTGTTTGCATCTACAATTTCATAAGAACTTTTAATATGCCATTACCATGCTTGCATGCATCCATGGATTAAAGGGCTCCTAATGTGTACTGACAGGATAAAGACGCAAAGGCTGcaaagaaagtgttttagtttatCCTGTCAATAAAGTTTGACTTGAGGACTCTTAAGTAGATGCTCATAGGAGGAACCGGAAAGCTCTATTTATGAGCTGGGGATAAGAGGTCATTGGGATGATGCCTTTTATTCAGTGTGTTGATAGTTTGAAGAGGTTTCAAGGTTTTTGCAGTTGTCAAAGGCAAGAGTACCTGCCTCCATCTTGAAGCTTGCTGTAGCATATTGGCTATCTCATACTCTTCTGCTGAAAGGAATAAATGTTCaccttttccaaaaaaaaaaaaaaagtaattttaatgtaTGTGGTTATTTGGAAGTTCTACTTATAAGTGAATGACAGTAACAAATCCTTGGTTAAGGCTGATCTCTTTCCCTGAACTAAAGTCTTTGTGCCTACATTACGCAATGTATACAATGTTACACCTGTCTCTCATTAGTTCTACTTGTACATTTTATGATAATGTAGTTAGGCATAAGTTTTGATTTGAGTACCAGAGCAGTTAAAATACTGTTATCTACAATTTGTTGGTTTCAACTATAACCTTGATGTTAGTTTAACTCCTTAAGGAAAGATCTATATGTTGGTACAGCGTTTTTAGTAGAATTTAATTCAAATCTAAAAAATCCAAGAAGTGCTCATGTCTAATGTGGTCTGACACATCATGGGCTTCTTGGCATTGTATCATGTACTTGGACTCTGTTAGAATGGTGGCAGAGGAAATTAGATCATATGAAATCGGTAAAGGGGTGGGGATAATATGTCTGTGGAATATAAAccaagttttaattatttttttatgaaatcAATAAAGATGATTCAATTCTTTAAAAGGAAATCTTTGTGTAATTTTATGAGAAAGCAGCTATTAGAATACAGTGATTCCAGTCTATAAGGCAATTTGTATTCTGTATTTAGTTTTccattctgaaaaataaactgaataaatatattaattagaaAATCATTTCAAGACCAGCTTTCTTTCATTGCTTTTAGAAAAACAGTTAATTTCTTTAAGCCACAAGGATGCATACATTATACAGGGCATGGCCTCATGAGTAACATCAACAGGTATTGAAGAAATAATAAGACATCTAGAAATGTATGGCAGTAATATTAATCTATATCCTTTGCATGATTTGTACATTGACATTGTATGAAATGAGCACAgtgagttattatttttttgtgttatTGTCGCATCCAAAGAGCTGgggagaaaatatatgaagaatgtATTTATAATCACTATTTTGAAATAAAGTAAAGAAAATGCATTGTATTGTTTTTACCCTgatttgattattattatttacgtTAGTTTCtaagacaaaaatcaaataatgCTATAAAAGCTAATGTAAATCACAGAAAGGAActgttttaatcttttatttgcttttaatagCATCAAGGTATTAGAAGACTTTATTAAATGCCATTTTTATGAAAGTCTTAATAAAATTGTTTGCTACAAAGGTATTTCTGAAGCCACactttgttaaatatatttatctttccattatttttcagaagaaataaaGCAGTAATCAAATTGATCTTTTCACCCAGATTTGT from Bubalus bubalis isolate 160015118507 breed Murrah chromosome X, NDDB_SH_1, whole genome shotgun sequence encodes the following:
- the SLITRK4 gene encoding SLIT and NTRK-like protein 4, which codes for MFLWLFLILSALISSTNADSDISVEICNVCSCVSVENVLYVNCEKVSVYRPNQLKPPWSNFYHLNFQNNFLNILYPNTFLNFSHAVSLQLGNNKLQNIEGGAFLGLSALKQLHLNNNELKILRADTFLGIENLEYLQADYNLIKYIERGAFNKLHKLKVLILNDNLISFLPDNIFRFASLTHLDIRGNRIQKLPYIGVLEHIGRVVELQLEDNPWNCSCDLLPLKAWLENMPYNIYIGEAICETPSDLYGRLLKETNKQELCPMGTGSDFDVRILPPSQLENGYTTPNGHTTQTSLHRLVTKAPKTTNPSKISGIVAGKALSNRNLSQIVSYQTRVPPLTPCPAPCFCKTHPSDLGLSVNCQEKNIQSMSELIPKPLNAKKLHVNGNSIKDVDISDFTEFEGLDLLHLGSNQITAIKGDVFRNLTNLRRLYLNGNQIERLYPEIFSGLHNLQYLYLEYNLIKEILAGTFDSMPNLQLLYLNNNLLKSLPVYIFSGAPLARLNLRNNKFMYLPVSGVLDQLQALTQIDLEGNPWDCTCDLVALKLWLEKLNDGIVMKELKCETPVQFANIELKSLKNEILCPKLLNKPSAPFTSPAPAITFTTPLGPIRSPPGGPVPLSILILSILVVLILTVFVAFCLLVFVLRRNKKPTVKHEGLGNPECGSMQLQLRKHDHKTNKKDGLGTEAFIPQTIEQMSKSHTCSLKESETGFMFSDPPGQKVMMRNVTDKEKDVLHVDTRKRLSTIDELDELFPSRDSNVFIQNFLESKKEYNSIGVSGFEIRYPEKQDKKNKKSLIGGNHSKIVVEQRKSSEYFELKAKLQSSPDYLQVLEEQTALNKI